The following proteins are encoded in a genomic region of Elusimicrobiota bacterium:
- a CDS encoding leucine--tRNA ligase, translating into GRSEGAEVTFKSEGGDEIKVFTTRPDTLFGATYMVLAPEHALTEKLTTETQRTKVTAYVDAARNKSDLERTELQKDKTGVFTGGYALNPVNGEKIPVWIADYVLGSYGTGAIMAVPAHDERDHEFAAKYGIEIKTVVLPPAGADLEEGKAFTGEGTATNSGLLDGLTTPKAKEKIIAWLEEKGLGAKRVNYKLRDWLFSRQRYWGEPIPIVHCAKCGVVPVPESQLPLRLPEVADFKPTGTGESPLANVTDWVNTACPACGGAAKRETNTMPQWAGSCWYYLRYIDPKNSTAAWDKDLEKSWGPVDCYVGGAEHAVLHLLYARFWHKVLFDLGFVSTKEPFQKLRHQGMILSYSNRDSKGNYHPYEDVEYDEKGQAKLAATGEVLASQVEKMSKSKKNVVNPDTVLKRYGADSFRLYEMFMGPFEQAKPWDMRSIEGVHRFLKRAFVLINDLETAPAGGEGLVALRHRTIKKVGEDIEAFGFNTGISALMIYLNALQADDAPSKIDLDTFLLLLNPFAPHLTEELWEKLGHEDLLCRQPWPSWDAKHLVDSTIEYPVQVNGKLRDTFTIAADAADDVVKETAVNLAKVQNAVGTQKIVKIILIPKKLVNLVVK; encoded by the coding sequence GGGCGCTCCGAGGGCGCCGAGGTGACCTTCAAGTCGGAGGGCGGGGACGAGATCAAGGTGTTCACCACCCGGCCGGACACTTTGTTCGGGGCGACGTACATGGTGCTGGCCCCCGAGCACGCCTTGACGGAGAAATTGACCACAGAGACACAAAGAACGAAGGTAACGGCTTACGTCGACGCGGCGAGGAATAAGTCCGACCTGGAACGGACGGAACTGCAGAAGGACAAGACGGGGGTGTTCACGGGCGGGTACGCGCTCAACCCGGTCAACGGGGAAAAGATACCGGTCTGGATCGCGGATTACGTGCTCGGGTCGTACGGCACGGGGGCGATCATGGCGGTGCCGGCGCACGACGAGCGGGACCATGAGTTCGCGGCGAAGTACGGCATCGAGATCAAGACCGTGGTCTTGCCTCCGGCGGGGGCGGATCTCGAGGAAGGAAAGGCTTTTACCGGCGAGGGAACGGCAACGAATTCGGGACTCCTGGACGGCCTTACGACGCCCAAAGCCAAGGAAAAGATTATCGCTTGGCTTGAAGAGAAGGGCCTCGGGGCCAAGCGGGTAAACTATAAACTTCGCGATTGGCTCTTCTCGCGGCAACGGTATTGGGGAGAGCCGATACCGATAGTGCACTGCGCGAAGTGCGGAGTGGTCCCCGTACCTGAATCGCAGCTGCCGCTGCGATTGCCCGAGGTGGCCGATTTTAAACCGACCGGGACGGGCGAGTCGCCTTTGGCGAACGTCACGGACTGGGTCAATACGGCGTGCCCCGCCTGCGGCGGGGCGGCCAAGCGCGAGACCAACACGATGCCGCAGTGGGCGGGCTCGTGCTGGTACTACCTTCGGTACATCGATCCGAAAAATTCCACGGCGGCCTGGGACAAAGATCTCGAAAAATCCTGGGGACCGGTCGATTGTTATGTCGGCGGAGCCGAACACGCCGTCCTCCATCTGCTATATGCCCGGTTCTGGCATAAAGTCCTGTTCGACCTCGGCTTCGTCTCCACCAAGGAACCTTTTCAGAAGCTGAGGCACCAAGGGATGATCCTGTCGTACTCGAACCGGGATTCGAAGGGCAATTATCACCCCTACGAAGACGTGGAGTATGACGAGAAGGGGCAGGCCAAGCTCGCGGCCACCGGCGAGGTCCTCGCCTCGCAGGTCGAGAAGATGTCCAAGTCCAAGAAGAACGTGGTCAATCCCGACACCGTGCTCAAGCGCTACGGCGCCGACTCCTTCCGCCTGTACGAGATGTTCATGGGGCCCTTCGAGCAGGCCAAGCCCTGGGACATGCGCAGCATTGAAGGGGTGCATCGATTCTTGAAGCGCGCGTTCGTGCTGATCAACGACCTGGAGACGGCTCCCGCCGGGGGCGAGGGGCTCGTCGCGCTGCGCCACCGCACGATCAAGAAGGTCGGAGAGGACATCGAAGCCTTCGGCTTTAATACGGGCATCTCGGCGTTGATGATCTATTTGAACGCTCTTCAGGCTGATGATGCGCCGTCGAAGATAGACCTCGATACGTTTCTTCTTCTGCTCAATCCGTTCGCCCCGCATCTGACCGAGGAATTGTGGGAAAAGCTAGGCCACGAAGATCTGCTCTGCCGTCAACCGTGGCCGTCGTGGGACGCCAAGCACCTCGTCGACTCGACCATCGAGTATCCCGTCCAGGTGAACGGCAAGCTGCGCGACACGTTCACGATCGCGGCCGACGCGGCGGACGACGTCGTCAAGGAGACGGCGGTCAACCTCGCGAAGGTCCAGAACGCCGTGGGGACTCAAAAAATCGTTAAGATAATCCTCATCCCCAAGAAGCTGGTGAACCTGGTGGTCAAATGA
- the holA gene encoding DNA polymerase III subunit delta: MELRPNDLAAEWKAGKFRPVYYLFGEESASKADAVLRLKALFKPDDFNLREFSGDPNSEHPAIVSEALTLPVFADKRLVIVRNPKIPAEARAALAEYLRAPSATTTLVLLSEDRRPDKKDALANAAAAAGAVCVFSPLTEEEAVERLLVEAKKAGKNLDPAAAAALTEQAGTDWGILAGELEKAILFAGQAADIGMEAVSASMGLRKATDPWAFERLVSSRDLKACMTYLRDAFADAKPDEVVFRSLAQARAAYLKQLKAKRMLKAGLAQRDIEMKLRIFYDRDFFQRAQRVTEERLRRDLRRLLEVETDLKSKAWLDAKIEFEGVVVELCTPTARL; encoded by the coding sequence ATGGAGCTCAGGCCGAACGACCTCGCCGCGGAGTGGAAGGCCGGCAAGTTCCGGCCCGTCTACTACCTGTTCGGCGAAGAGTCGGCGTCTAAGGCGGACGCGGTCCTGAGGCTCAAGGCGCTGTTCAAGCCCGACGACTTCAACCTGCGGGAGTTCAGCGGAGACCCGAACTCCGAGCACCCCGCGATCGTCAGCGAGGCCCTGACCTTGCCCGTGTTCGCCGACAAGCGGCTCGTGATCGTGCGCAACCCCAAGATCCCCGCCGAGGCGCGCGCGGCGCTGGCCGAGTACCTGCGCGCTCCCTCGGCGACGACGACCTTGGTGCTCCTGTCCGAGGACCGGCGTCCCGACAAGAAGGACGCGCTCGCCAACGCCGCCGCCGCGGCCGGAGCGGTGTGCGTTTTTTCCCCGCTCACGGAAGAGGAAGCCGTCGAGCGCCTCCTGGTCGAGGCCAAGAAGGCCGGGAAGAACCTCGATCCCGCGGCCGCCGCCGCGCTCACCGAGCAGGCCGGGACGGATTGGGGCATTTTAGCCGGAGAGCTGGAAAAAGCGATCCTCTTCGCCGGCCAGGCGGCCGACATCGGCATGGAGGCCGTGTCGGCGAGCATGGGCTTGCGCAAGGCGACCGACCCGTGGGCTTTCGAGCGCCTGGTGTCGTCGCGCGACCTCAAGGCCTGCATGACCTACCTTCGCGACGCCTTCGCCGACGCCAAGCCCGACGAGGTCGTGTTCCGCTCGCTCGCTCAGGCCCGCGCCGCCTACCTCAAGCAGCTCAAGGCCAAGCGCATGCTCAAGGCCGGCCTGGCGCAGAGGGACATCGAGATGAAGCTCCGGATCTTCTACGACCGCGACTTTTTCCAGCGCGCCCAGCGCGTCACCGAGGAGCGCCTGCGCCGCGACCTGCGCCGCCTGCTCGAGGTCGAGACCGACCTCAAGTCCAAGGCCTGGCTCGACGCCAAGATCGAGTTCGAGGGCGTCGTCGTCGAGCTCTGCACCCCGACGGCGCGCCTCTGA
- a CDS encoding 30S ribosomal protein S20, translated as MAKKKQMRHKSGLKAHRQSLKHAIHNAGIKKSVRLAVRAVVDAAKSRDIKDLGALTGKASAALDKAAKSGTIHWKAAARKKSRLALQVNKLTAAAK; from the coding sequence ATGGCAAAGAAGAAGCAGATGCGTCACAAGTCGGGTCTCAAGGCTCACCGCCAGTCCCTGAAGCACGCGATCCACAACGCGGGCATCAAGAAGTCGGTCCGCCTCGCCGTCCGCGCCGTCGTGGACGCCGCGAAGAGCAGGGACATCAAGGACCTCGGCGCGCTGACGGGCAAGGCCTCCGCCGCGCTCGACAAGGCCGCGAAGAGCGGAACCATCCACTGGAAGGCCGCCGCGCGCAAGAAGTCGCGCCTGGCCCTTCAGGTCAACAAGCTGACCGCCGCCGCGAAGTAA
- a CDS encoding FecR domain-containing protein: MTTRIGLLSAIFLLAAGPLLAADPKAPSARLVYVKGDVTVESEHGGGLGKTGARLDHGASVTTAQGAGAVIELPDGSRLKLRGSSRVAVTWPGANGSKSETLAEAFLSYGSVFAKITKRLAGRQFNVRTPSAVAAVRGTEFFTAYGRAKGKSRDLWVCVNEGAVELSTDKSKESLLVPAGKGVLIKAGVDLTKPQAYDWTKSLNWNMDAEKSPVEDETDLDGAYADLLDQDYR; the protein is encoded by the coding sequence ATGACGACGAGAATCGGACTTCTATCGGCCATCTTCCTCCTCGCCGCCGGCCCCTTGCTCGCGGCGGATCCCAAGGCTCCCTCCGCGCGGCTCGTGTACGTGAAGGGGGACGTGACCGTCGAGTCCGAGCACGGCGGCGGCCTCGGCAAGACCGGAGCGCGGCTCGACCACGGCGCCTCCGTGACCACGGCGCAGGGCGCCGGCGCCGTCATCGAGCTGCCCGACGGCTCCCGCCTCAAGCTGCGCGGGTCCAGCCGCGTCGCCGTGACCTGGCCCGGCGCGAACGGCTCGAAGTCCGAGACCTTGGCCGAGGCCTTCCTCTCCTACGGCTCGGTGTTCGCGAAGATCACGAAGCGCCTCGCCGGCCGGCAGTTCAACGTGCGCACGCCGTCCGCCGTCGCCGCCGTGCGCGGCACGGAGTTCTTCACGGCTTACGGGCGCGCCAAGGGCAAGTCCCGGGACCTGTGGGTGTGCGTCAACGAGGGCGCCGTCGAGCTCTCGACGGACAAGTCGAAGGAGAGCCTGCTCGTGCCCGCGGGCAAAGGCGTGCTGATCAAGGCCGGGGTCGACCTCACCAAGCCGCAGGCCTACGACTGGACCAAGAGCCTCAACTGGAACATGGACGCCGAGAAGAGCCCGGTCGAGGACGAGACGGATCTGGACGGCGCCTACGCGGACCTCCTTGACCAAGATTACCGTTAA
- a CDS encoding excinuclease ABC subunit UvrC produces MEPLDRRHLPHKTGVYIMCDAGGEILYIGKALDLAKRVANYFNPNKEDLKNQSLVPLIRRIDYVLCESERESLLLERRLINEHQPFFNVMWKDGKTYPYIKVTLGEDYPRIFTTRRKVRDGGAYFGPFPKVSPIRALLRYLWKQRLFPLRPCRWEFSEAKPLDKRKITSCLYYHTGECPAPCAGKTSKSAYRDIAERAVLFFKGRYDDLRAEFERDMQAASKELDYERAAQLRDNVLALSQMGERVRVRAVEADQVGGHTARTQMVTDLQKALMLPTPPVHIECFDISHFQGHQTVASMVCFTGGKANRDHYRKFKIRDTAGIDDFKSMHEAVYRRYKRLKAEKAALPDLILIDGGKGQLGAAQEALKALGLKIPMASLAKRIEEVFVPGRSESILLRLDDPALRLLQQLRDEAHRFGVAYHRLLRDKSLFEG; encoded by the coding sequence ATGGAGCCTTTGGACCGCCGCCACCTCCCTCATAAGACCGGCGTCTACATCATGTGCGACGCCGGTGGGGAGATCCTCTACATCGGCAAGGCGCTGGACCTGGCCAAGCGCGTCGCGAATTATTTCAATCCCAACAAGGAGGACCTCAAGAACCAGAGCCTCGTCCCCCTGATCCGGCGCATCGACTACGTCCTGTGCGAGTCCGAGCGCGAGTCCCTGCTGCTCGAGCGCCGCCTGATCAACGAGCACCAGCCCTTCTTCAACGTGATGTGGAAGGACGGCAAGACCTACCCGTACATCAAGGTCACTTTGGGCGAGGATTATCCAAGGATCTTCACCACGCGCCGCAAGGTCCGCGACGGCGGCGCCTACTTCGGCCCCTTCCCGAAGGTCTCCCCGATCCGGGCGCTCCTGCGCTACCTCTGGAAGCAGCGCCTGTTCCCCCTCCGGCCGTGCCGCTGGGAGTTCTCCGAGGCGAAGCCGCTGGACAAGCGCAAGATCACTTCGTGCCTGTACTACCACACCGGGGAATGCCCGGCGCCGTGCGCCGGGAAGACCTCGAAGAGCGCCTACCGCGACATCGCCGAGAGGGCCGTGCTGTTCTTCAAGGGCCGGTACGACGACCTCCGGGCGGAGTTCGAGCGGGACATGCAGGCCGCGTCGAAGGAGCTGGACTACGAGCGCGCGGCGCAATTGCGCGACAACGTCCTGGCCCTGTCCCAGATGGGCGAGCGGGTGCGGGTGCGCGCCGTCGAGGCCGACCAGGTGGGCGGCCACACCGCGCGCACGCAGATGGTCACGGACCTCCAGAAGGCCCTGATGCTCCCGACCCCGCCGGTGCACATCGAGTGCTTTGACATCTCGCACTTCCAGGGCCATCAGACCGTCGCGTCCATGGTCTGCTTCACCGGCGGCAAGGCCAACCGGGACCACTACCGGAAGTTCAAGATCCGGGACACGGCGGGCATCGACGACTTCAAGTCCATGCACGAGGCCGTGTACCGGCGCTACAAGCGCCTCAAGGCCGAGAAAGCCGCCCTGCCCGACCTCATCCTCATCGACGGCGGCAAGGGCCAGCTCGGCGCCGCCCAGGAGGCCCTCAAGGCGCTCGGGCTCAAGATCCCGATGGCCTCGCTGGCCAAGCGCATCGAGGAGGTCTTCGTCCCGGGCCGCTCCGAGTCCATCCTCCTGCGCCTCGACGACCCCGCCCTGCGCCTGCTCCAGCAGCTGCGCGACGAGGCCCACCGCTTCGGCGTCGCCTACCACCGCCTCCTGCGCGACAAGAGCCTGTTCGAAGGATAG
- a CDS encoding type II secretion system F family protein — protein MPAYSYKAKTAAGLVMEGVIDADEQRAAVEKLRGQKMVVLEIAEKTMSPVEKFKAAVGWKKSKKSIPSKDLSLFSRQLSTLVGAGVPIVQSLGILESQAENPDFKEVLGGVKSDIEAGLSISDALKKHPNAFPDLYCSMVKAGELGGILDTILERLTAYLESSEALKAKVKGAMMYPAIVLSICSIVTVFLMIFVIPTFKNIFAGFGAELPLPTQILIDLSDAMKAKWYLIVAAPFVGWKAFEKFYATPFGHKWVDAQSLKAPIFGPILKKVAVARFTRTLGTLIKSGVPIMQALETVAQTAGNVVIAEAVDSTRESIREGGHLSDPLKKSGIFPNMVTSMISVGEETGALDIMLSKIADFYDQEVDTAVKGLTSLIEPIVIVVMGLIIGTIVIAMFMPMFGLGELAGKQG, from the coding sequence ATGCCCGCCTACAGCTATAAAGCCAAGACCGCCGCCGGCCTCGTCATGGAGGGCGTCATCGACGCCGACGAGCAGCGCGCCGCCGTCGAGAAGCTGCGCGGGCAGAAGATGGTCGTCCTCGAGATCGCGGAGAAGACGATGTCGCCGGTCGAGAAGTTCAAGGCCGCGGTCGGCTGGAAGAAGAGCAAGAAGAGCATCCCCTCGAAGGACCTGTCGCTGTTCTCCCGCCAGCTGTCGACCCTCGTCGGCGCCGGCGTGCCGATCGTGCAGAGCCTCGGCATCCTCGAGAGCCAGGCCGAGAACCCCGACTTCAAGGAGGTCCTCGGCGGGGTCAAGTCCGACATCGAGGCCGGCCTGTCCATCTCCGACGCGCTGAAGAAGCACCCGAACGCCTTCCCCGACCTGTACTGCTCGATGGTCAAGGCCGGCGAGCTCGGCGGCATCCTCGACACCATCCTCGAGCGCCTGACCGCCTACCTCGAGAGCTCCGAGGCCCTGAAGGCCAAGGTGAAGGGTGCGATGATGTACCCCGCGATCGTGCTCTCGATCTGCTCGATCGTCACCGTCTTCCTGATGATCTTCGTCATCCCGACCTTCAAGAACATCTTCGCGGGCTTCGGCGCGGAGCTGCCGCTGCCGACGCAGATCCTCATCGACCTCTCCGACGCGATGAAGGCGAAATGGTACCTCATCGTCGCGGCCCCGTTCGTCGGCTGGAAGGCCTTCGAGAAGTTCTACGCCACGCCGTTCGGCCACAAATGGGTCGACGCCCAGTCCCTCAAAGCTCCGATCTTCGGGCCCATCCTGAAGAAGGTCGCCGTCGCCCGCTTCACGCGCACGCTCGGCACCTTGATCAAGTCCGGCGTGCCGATCATGCAGGCGCTGGAGACCGTCGCCCAGACGGCCGGCAACGTCGTCATCGCCGAGGCCGTCGACAGCACGCGCGAGTCCATCCGCGAGGGCGGCCACCTGTCCGACCCGCTCAAGAAGTCGGGCATCTTCCCGAACATGGTCACCTCGATGATCTCCGTCGGAGAGGAGACCGGCGCCCTCGACATCATGCTCTCCAAGATCGCCGACTTCTACGACCAGGAGGTCGACACCGCCGTCAAAGGCCTGACCTCCCTGATCGAGCCCATCGTCATCGTCGTCATGGGCCTCATCATCGGCACGATCGTCATCGCGATGTTCATGCCCATGTTCGGCCTCGGCGAGCTGGCCGGCAAGCAAGGCTAA
- a CDS encoding type IV pilus twitching motility protein PilT, with product MVSMGELFLLMHERGASDLHLTVGAPPTLRIDGSLLPTPFEKLSSETAQTLIYSLLNDQQRQRFEASNELDLAFNLRGIGRVRMNVYRQTGSVGAAVRAIPNSFKTFEEIGVPKSILDIMKLPKGLILVTGQTGSGKSTTLASMIDFINETRAAHIMTIEDPIEFVHAHKKSVINQREVGSDTVTFGAALRHILRQDPDVILIGELRDLETIQAALNIAETGHMVLATLHTTDCAQTINRIIDVFPQHQLDQVRVQLSFVLQAVLCQQLLSHSTGTGRVLACETLIVNSAIRNLIREQKVEQIQVAIQTGGKIGMQTMNQSLADLYFKQKITFQEAMAHSMDPEDLRRLMQRHMTPAQS from the coding sequence ATGGTTTCGATGGGAGAGCTGTTCCTGCTGATGCACGAGCGCGGCGCGTCCGACCTCCATCTCACGGTGGGGGCCCCGCCGACCCTGCGCATCGACGGCTCGCTGCTGCCGACGCCGTTCGAGAAGCTCAGCAGCGAGACGGCGCAGACCTTGATCTACTCGCTGCTCAACGACCAGCAGCGCCAGCGCTTCGAGGCGTCCAACGAGCTCGACCTCGCCTTCAACCTGCGCGGCATCGGCCGCGTGCGCATGAACGTGTACCGCCAGACCGGCTCGGTCGGCGCCGCCGTCCGCGCGATCCCGAACTCCTTCAAGACCTTCGAGGAGATCGGCGTGCCCAAGTCCATCCTCGACATCATGAAGCTCCCGAAGGGGCTCATCCTCGTCACCGGCCAGACCGGCTCGGGCAAATCCACGACCTTGGCCAGCATGATCGACTTCATCAACGAGACGCGCGCCGCGCACATCATGACGATCGAGGACCCCATCGAGTTCGTCCACGCGCACAAGAAGTCCGTCATCAACCAGCGCGAGGTCGGCTCCGACACGGTGACCTTCGGCGCCGCCCTGCGCCACATCCTGCGCCAGGACCCGGACGTCATCCTCATCGGCGAGCTGCGCGACCTGGAGACGATCCAGGCCGCGCTCAACATCGCGGAGACCGGCCACATGGTGCTGGCCACGCTCCACACGACGGACTGCGCCCAGACGATCAACCGCATCATCGACGTGTTCCCCCAGCACCAGCTCGATCAGGTCCGCGTCCAGCTCTCCTTCGTCCTCCAGGCCGTCCTCTGCCAGCAGCTGCTGAGCCACTCGACGGGCACGGGCCGCGTCCTGGCCTGCGAGACTTTGATCGTCAACTCCGCGATCCGCAACCTGATCCGCGAGCAGAAGGTCGAGCAGATCCAGGTCGCGATCCAGACCGGCGGCAAGATCGGCATGCAGACGATGAACCAGTCGCTGGCCGACCTCTACTTCAAGCAGAAGATCACCTTCCAGGAGGCCATGGCGCACTCGATGGACCCCGAGGACCTTCGCCGCCTGATGCAGCGCCACATGACGCCCGCGCAATCGTAG
- the tadA gene encoding Flp pilus assembly complex ATPase component TadA: MSRRLADFLVEEKLLTADNLKEALDAQKKGGEKLGSLLIEKGFIEEEKLLQFLAEKTGISYVSLADIGEIPEEAIKAVPESIARQKMLMPFNKTKDRLTVAIADPLDVMILDDLKMQLGCDVIGCLASEAEISAAHEKYYKQETSQEALEEIVKQQSENEAAADELEQVEEKAEKTESGLEKAAEDAPVIKMVNLIIAGAVKAKASDIHIEAYAKDLRIRYRIDGVLHEQPSPPKKFHAAICARVKIMSNLNIAERRVPQDGRMRIKMDGKEIDMRVSVLPCAPGEKIVTRILDSSGLKVNMTQLGFEPEAMAVFKKAMEAPYGVNLVTGPTGSGKSTTLYSALSNLNTPDCNIMTAEDPVEYQLPGINQVQINNQVGLTFPAALRSFLRQDPDVIMVGEIRDQETATIAINAALTGHLVFSTLHTNDTSQTITRLGMMGVEPFLVSSAMLMIEAQRLLRAICPKCKEPYEVEKDWLLKLGVPEVQLQAAVGEKNKITLYKGKGCENCATTGYRGRQGLYEVMEVTDAIRQLILDRASAKMIKNQSMKQGMLTLRMCAVRKLLGGLTTAEEMMRVTASDVDT; the protein is encoded by the coding sequence GAAGGGCTTCATCGAGGAGGAGAAGCTCCTCCAGTTCCTCGCCGAGAAGACCGGCATCTCCTACGTGTCCCTCGCCGACATCGGCGAGATCCCCGAGGAGGCGATCAAGGCGGTCCCCGAGTCCATCGCGCGGCAGAAGATGCTGATGCCCTTCAACAAGACGAAGGACCGGCTCACCGTCGCCATCGCCGACCCCCTCGACGTGATGATCCTCGACGACCTCAAGATGCAGCTCGGCTGCGACGTCATCGGCTGCCTCGCCTCCGAGGCCGAGATCTCCGCCGCGCACGAGAAGTACTACAAGCAGGAGACCTCCCAGGAGGCCCTCGAGGAGATCGTCAAGCAGCAGTCGGAGAACGAGGCCGCGGCCGACGAGCTCGAGCAGGTCGAGGAGAAGGCCGAAAAGACCGAATCCGGTCTCGAGAAGGCGGCCGAGGACGCCCCGGTGATCAAGATGGTGAACCTGATCATCGCCGGGGCGGTGAAGGCCAAGGCCTCGGACATCCATATCGAGGCCTACGCCAAGGACCTGCGCATCCGCTACCGCATCGACGGCGTCCTGCACGAGCAGCCCTCCCCGCCCAAGAAGTTCCACGCCGCGATCTGCGCGCGCGTCAAGATCATGTCGAACCTCAACATCGCCGAGAGGCGCGTGCCCCAGGACGGGCGCATGCGCATCAAGATGGACGGCAAGGAGATCGACATGCGCGTGTCGGTCCTGCCCTGCGCTCCCGGCGAGAAGATCGTCACCCGCATCCTCGACTCGTCGGGTCTGAAGGTCAACATGACCCAGCTCGGCTTCGAGCCGGAAGCCATGGCGGTCTTCAAGAAAGCCATGGAGGCGCCGTACGGCGTCAACCTCGTCACCGGACCGACCGGGTCGGGAAAATCGACCACTCTGTACTCGGCTCTGTCCAACCTGAACACCCCGGACTGCAACATCATGACGGCCGAGGACCCCGTCGAGTACCAGCTCCCCGGCATCAACCAGGTCCAGATCAACAACCAGGTCGGCCTGACCTTCCCGGCGGCGCTGCGCTCCTTCCTGCGCCAGGACCCCGACGTCATCATGGTCGGCGAGATCCGCGACCAGGAGACGGCGACGATCGCAATCAACGCCGCCCTGACCGGCCACCTCGTCTTCTCGACTCTGCACACCAACGACACCTCGCAGACGATCACGCGCCTGGGCATGATGGGCGTGGAGCCCTTCCTCGTCAGCTCGGCCATGCTGATGATCGAGGCCCAGCGCCTGCTGCGCGCGATCTGCCCGAAGTGCAAGGAGCCGTACGAGGTCGAGAAGGACTGGCTGCTCAAGCTTGGCGTGCCCGAGGTCCAGCTCCAGGCGGCCGTGGGCGAGAAGAACAAGATCACGCTGTATAAGGGCAAAGGCTGCGAGAACTGCGCGACCACCGGTTATCGCGGACGCCAGGGCCTCTACGAGGTCATGGAAGTCACCGACGCGATCCGCCAGCTCATCCTGGACCGGGCGTCAGCGAAGATGATCAAGAACCAGTCCATGAAGCAGGGCATGCTGACTCTGCGCATGTGCGCCGTGCGCAAGCTGCTCGGGGGCCTGACCACCGCCGAGGAGATGATGCGCGTGACGGCGTCGGACGTCGACACTTAA